The Pseudomonas sp. IAC-BECa141 genome contains the following window.
AATCGCTGGGCAAAAAAACGCTTTATGCCGGGTGTTGCCGGGCATAAAGCGGGCGTGGATGCTGTGCGGGCGGTGATCGAGGTGTGTGCCGAGGCCAAGGTCGAGGTGCTCACCCTGTTCGCCTTCTCCAGTGAAAACTGGCAGCGCCCGGCCGATGAGGTCAGCGCCTTGATGGATCTGTTCTTCAAGGCGCTGCGTCGTGAGGCCAAGCGCCTGAACGACAACAACATCAGCCTGCGCATTATCGGTGACCGAACGCGATTCCATCCGGAGCTTCAGGCCGCCATGCGTGAAGCGGAAGCGATGACTGCCGGTGCCAACCGATTCATTCTGCAGATAGCCGCCAACTACGGCGGTCAGTGGGATATCGCGCAAGCGGCGCAGCGTCTGGCACGTGAGGTTCAGGCCGGTCATCTGCGGCCGGAAGACATCACGCCGGATCTGCTGCAGACCTGTCTGGTCACCGGTGATCTGCCGTTGCCAGACTTGTGCATTCGTACTGGCGGCGAGCACCGCATCAGCAACTTCCTCTTGTGGCAGTTGGCATACGCCGAGTTGTATTTCTCCGACCTGTTCTGGCCGGACTTCAAACACGAAGCCATGCGCAATGCGCTGGCCGATTTCGCTTCGCGCCAGCGTCGTTTCGGTAAAACGAGCGAGCAGGTCGAAGCTGGAGCCCGGGTTTAATGCTTAAACAACGCATCATCACTGCACTGATTCTGCTGCCGATCGCTCTGGGCGGATTTTTTCTGCTCGAAGGCTCCGGTTTTGCCCTGTTCATCGGTCTGGTCGTGAGCCTGGGCGCCTGGGAATGGGCGCGTCTGGCCGGCTTCACTGCGCAGGCATTTCGTGTCGGCTACGCCGCGGTGGTCGCGCTGATGCTGTTCGTCATGTACATCCTGCCGGGGCTGGCGCCCTGGGTGCTGGGCGCTTCGGTGATCTGGTGGGCACTGGCAACATGGCTGGTGCTGACGTACCCGCGTTCCAGCGAGCGCTGGTCCAGTGCCGCCAGCAAACTGGTGATCGGATTGCTGATTCTGTTGCCCGCCTGGCAAGGGCTGGTGCAGATCAAGCAATACCCGCTCGGCAACTGGCTGATCATGGCCGTGATGGTACTGGTCTGGGGCGCTGACATCGGGGCGTATTTCTCCGGTCGCGCGTTCGGCAAGCGCAAGCTGGCGCCACAAGTCAGTCCCGGCAAAAGCTGGGAGGGCGTGTATGGCGGTCTGGCGCTGAGTCTGGTCATCACCACCCTGGTCGCGCTGTTCCGTGACTGGACGGTAGCGCAACTGTTCAAGGGCTTGATCGGTGCTGCGGTGATTGTCTTCATCTCGGTGGTGGGCGACCTCACCGAAAGCATGTTCAAGCGTCAGTCCGGCATCAAGGACAGCAGCAATCTGCTGCCTGGCCATGGTGGCGTGCTGGACCGCATCGACAGTCTGACGGCGGCGATACCGGTGTTCGCGGTGCTGTTGTGGATGGCGGCGTCGTGAGTCGCCCGCAGCAGATTACAGTCCTGGGTGCGACCGGTTCGATCGGTCTGAGCACCCTGGATGTCATCGCCCGGCATCCGGAGCGTTATCAGGCTTTCGCCCTGAGCGGTTTTACCCGCCTGAGCGAACTGTTTGCCCTGTGTGTTCGCCATCTCCCGAAATATGCAGTAGTGCCGGAAGCCGGCGCTGCTCGTAATCTTCAGGACGATTTGCATGCGGCGGGCCTGTCGACGCAAGTACTGGTCGGTGAGGAAGGCCTGTGTCAGGTCGCTGCCGCGCCGGAAGTGGATGCCGTCATGGCCGCCATCGTCGGTGCTGCCGGTCTGCGCCCGACTCTGGCGGCTGTCGAGGCAGGCAAGAAAATTCTTCTGGCCAACAAGGAAGCGCTGGTCATGTCCGGCGCCTTGTTCATGCAGGCGGTGCGCAAAAGCGGTTCGGTTCTGTTGCCGATCGACAGCGAGCACAACGCGATTTTTCAGTGCATGCCGCAGGACTTTGCTCGCGGGCTGAGTAACGTTGGAGTCCGTCGGATTTTGCTGACGGCCTCTGGTGGCCCTTTCCGGCAGACGCCGATGGCCGAGCTGGCGCATGTTTCACCCGATCAGGCGTGTGCGCACCCGAACTGGTCGATGGGGCGCAAGATCTCGGTGGATTCGGCCAGCATGATGAACAAAGGGCTCGAGTTGATCGAGGCCTGCTGGTTGTTCGATGCCAAGCCTTCGCAAGTCGAGGTGGTGATTCATCCGCAGAGCGTGATTCATTCGCTGGTCGATTATGTGGACGGTTCGGTGTTGGCGCAGTTGGGTAACCCCGATATGCGCACTCCGATTGCCAACGCCCTGGCCTGGCCTGAGCGCATTGATTCGGGCGTGGCGCCGCTGGATCTGTTCGCTGTTGCCCGCCTGGATTTCGAAGCTCCCGACGAAGAGCGCTTTCCGTGCCTGCGTCTGGCGCGCCAGGCTGCCGAGGCTGGAAACAGCGCCCCGGCCATGCTCAATGCGGCGAATGAAGTGGCGGTTGCCGCGTTTCTCGACGGACGGGTTCGCTATCTGGAAATCGCGAGTATCATCGAGGAAGTCTTGAATCTCGAGCCGGTAGTGGCGTTGAACGATCTCGATGCGGTGTTTACCGCGGACGCGACTGCCAGGGCATTGGCCGGGCAGTGGTTGAAGCGTCACGACCGATAGGTCTTGCAACACATGGCTTCACGCGGCACTGGACAGGATTGCGGAGAAAGTAGATGAGCGCGCTCTATATGATTGCCGGCACCCTGATCGCTCTGGGTGTGCTGGTCACCTTTCACGAATTCGGCCATTTCTGGGTCGCGCGTCGCTGTGGCGTCAAGGTTCTGCGTTTTTCCGTGGGCTTCGGCATGCCGCTGTTGCGCTGGCATGACAAGCAGGGCACCGAATTTGTGGTTGCGGCCATTCCGCTGGGTGGCTACGTCAAGATGCTCGATGAGCGCGAAGGCGAAGTGCCGGCCGATCAGCTTCATCAGTCATTCAATCGCAAGTCTGTTCGTCAGCGCATCGCCATTGTTGCGGCCGGCCCTGTGGCCAACTTTCTACTCGCGCTGGTGTTCTTCTGGGTGCTGGCCATGCTCGGCAGCGAACAGATTCGCCCGGTCATCGGTTCGGTGGAGCCGGGCAGCATCGCCGCAACGGCCGGGCTGAGCGCGGGACAGGAAATCGTCGCGATCGACGGTGAACCAACCTCGGGCTGGGCTGCAGTCAACCTGCAATTGGTGCGCCGACTGGGGGAGAGCGGTTCTCTGCAATTGCTGGTGCGCGATCAGGGTTCCACGGCGGATTCGCCTCGGGTGCTGGCACTTGATAAATGGCTCAAGGGGGCTGATGAGCCGGATCCTATTCGCTCCCTCGGTATTCGCCCTTGGCGCCCGGCCTTGCCGCCGGTGCTGGCCGAACTCGATCCGAAAGGCCCGGCCCAGGCGGCCGGACTGAAAACCGGTGATCGTCTGCTGACGCTCGATGGCAAGGCGCTGGATGACTGGCAACAGGTGGTCGACACCGTTCGTACGCGTCCTGATACCAAAATCGTGCTGCGCGTAGAGCGTGACGGTGTTCAAATCGACGTCCCTGTGACACTGGCCGCGCGTGGCGATAAAAAGTCGCCAAGCGGTTACCTGGGGGCAGGTGTGAAGGCTGTCGACTGGCCGCCGGAGATGATCCGCGAGGTCAGTTACGGGCCTTTGGCAGCGATTGGCGAGGGTGCCCGTCGTACCTGGACCATGAGCGTCCTGACGCTGGATTCACTGAAGAAAATGCTCTTCGGCGAGCTCTCGGTAAAAACTTGAGTGGACCGATAACCATTGCTAAAGTGGCGGGCGCTTCTGCCCAGTCGGGCGTCGCTGATTTCCTGAATTTCCTTGCTTATCTGAGTATTAGCCTGGGGGTTCTGAATTTGCTGCCCATTCCTGTACTGGATGGGGGGCATTTGTTGTTTTATCTGATCGAGTGGGCGCGTGGTCGTCCCTTGTCGGATCGGGTGCAAGGTTGGGGGATACAGATCGGTATCAGCTTGGTGGTCGGAGTGATGTTGCTTGCTCTGGTCAACGATCTGGGTCGACTGTAACGCTTCGCTGAATTGCGAATCTGCCGCATTTTGCGGCAGTTTGTTTATTGCCAGTTGGAATAAGAAAGGACTTCATGAAACGTCTGCTGCTAACTGCGGTTCTCACCGTATTGATGATCGCCGAAGTTCACGCCGAGTCCTTCACTATCTCTGATATTCGCGTCAATGGCCTCCAGCGGGTCTCCGCGGGTAGCGTCTTTGGTGCCTTGCCGTTGAACGTCGGCGAGCAGGCGGATGATCGTCGCCTGGTGGAATCCACTCGTGCGTTGTTCAAAACCGGTTTCTTTCAAGATATCCAGCTGGGCCGCGAAGGCAACGTTCTGGTGATCACTGTCGTCGAGCGTCCCTCGGTCGCCAGTATCGAGATCGAAGGCAACAAGGCGATCTCCACCGAAGACCTGATGAAGGGCCTCAAACAATCCGGTCTGGCCGAAGGCGAAATCTTCCAGCGCGCGACCCTCGAAGGTGTTCGTAACGAGCTGCAACGTCAATATGTTGCGCAAGGTCGTTACTCGGCTACCGTCGATACAGAAGTGGTCTCGCAGCCGCGCAACCGTGTCGGTCTGAAAGTGAAGATCAACGAAGGCACCGTCGCAGCCATTCAGCACATCAACGTGGTAGGCAACACGGTTTTCCCCGAGGAAGACCTGACCGACCTGTTCGAACTGAAAACCACCAACTGGCTGTCGTTCTTCAAGAACGACGACAAGTACGCCCGTGAAAAGCTGTCCGGTGACCTGGAGCGTCTGCGCTCCTACTACCTGGACCGCGGCTATATCAACATGGATATCGCTTCGACCCAGGTGTCGATCACCCCGGACAAGAAGCACGTCTACATCACCGTCAACGTTAACGAAGGCGAAAAGTACACCGTTCGTGACGTCAAACTCAGCGGTGACCTGAAAGTCCCTGAAGACCAAGTCAAGTCGCTCTTGCTGGTGCAGAAAGGTCAGGTGTTCTCGCGCAAGCTGATGACCACCACGTCCGAACTGATCACCCGTCGTCTGGGTAACGAGGGTTACACCTTCGCCAACGTCAACGGCGTGCCACAACCGCACGACGAAGATCACACCGTCGATATCCTGTTTGCTGTCGATCCGGGCAAGCGTGCCTACGTCAACCGCATCAATTTCCGTGGCAATACCAAGTCCGAGGACGAGGTGCTGCGTCGTGAAATGCGTCAGATGGAAGGTGGCTGGGCTTCGACCTACCTGATCGACCAGTCCAAGACTCGTCTGGAGCGTCTGGGCTTCTTTAAAGAAGTCAACGTTGAGACCCCGGCCGTGCCAAGTGTCGACGACCAGGTTGACGTGAACTACAGCGTTGAAGAACAGGCTTCCGGTTCGATCACCGCCAGCGTCGGTTTCGCCCAGAGCGCCGGTCTGATCCTCGGTGGTTCGATCACCCAGAACAACTTCCTCGGTACTGGTAACCGTGTGAGCGTGGGCCTGACCCGCAGCGAATACCAGAGCCGCTACAACTTCGGCTACGTTGACCCCTACTGGACCGCCGATGGCGTGAGCCTGGGTTACAACGCGTTCTACCGCACCACCGACTACAAAGACCTCGACGTCGACGTAGCGAGCTATGCGGTAGACAGCCTGGGTGCCGGCGTGAACGTGGGCTACCCGATCAGCGAGACTTCGCGTCTGACCTTCGGTCTGTCCGCTCAGCAGGACGAGATCAAGACCGGTACCTACACCGTTGACGAGATTTTCGACTTCGTTAACAAGGAAGGCGACAAGTACCTGAACTTCAAGGCTTCGGCCGGCTGGTCCGAATCCACATTGAACAAGGGTGTGCTGCCGACTCGCGGTCGTTCCCAGAGCCTGACGCTGGAAACCACCATTCCAGGCAGCGATCTGTCGTTCTACAAACTTGATTACCGTGGCCAGCTGTTCCAGCCGATCAGCGAAAACTACACCCTGCGTCTACACACCGAACTGGGTTATGGCGACGGTTACGGTTCGACCGACGGCTTGCCGTTCTATGAAAACTACTATGCTGGTGGTTTCAACTCGGTCCGTGGTTTCAAAGACAGCACCCTTGGCCCGCGAAGCACGCCAAGTACGGGTAGTAACCCAGGCACCCTGAGAGACCCGGACCAGGATCCGCTGCCGTTCGGTGGTAACGTCCTGATCCAGGGCGGTGTTGAAGTTCTGTTCCCGCTGCCGTTCGTCAAGGATCAGCGTTCCCTGCGTACTTCGGTATTCTGGGATGTCGGTAACGTATTCGACTCCAAGTGTTCCGATACTACGAACGCCAACGGTACGAAATCGAACACCCAATGCAACGACATCAGTCTGAGCAACATGGCCAGTTCCGTCGGTGTCGGCGTAACCTGGGTCACCGCACTGGGCCCGCTGAGTTTTGCACTGGCGATGCCGATCAAGAAACCGGATGACGCTGAAACTCAAGTGTTCCAATTCTCCCTCGGCCAGACGTTCTAAGCGTCTGACCCAAGACAACGACA
Protein-coding sequences here:
- the uppS gene encoding polyprenyl diphosphate synthase is translated as MDKTKQTAPSAVPRHVAIIMDGNNRWAKKRFMPGVAGHKAGVDAVRAVIEVCAEAKVEVLTLFAFSSENWQRPADEVSALMDLFFKALRREAKRLNDNNISLRIIGDRTRFHPELQAAMREAEAMTAGANRFILQIAANYGGQWDIAQAAQRLAREVQAGHLRPEDITPDLLQTCLVTGDLPLPDLCIRTGGEHRISNFLLWQLAYAELYFSDLFWPDFKHEAMRNALADFASRQRRFGKTSEQVEAGARV
- a CDS encoding phosphatidate cytidylyltransferase, translating into MLKQRIITALILLPIALGGFFLLEGSGFALFIGLVVSLGAWEWARLAGFTAQAFRVGYAAVVALMLFVMYILPGLAPWVLGASVIWWALATWLVLTYPRSSERWSSAASKLVIGLLILLPAWQGLVQIKQYPLGNWLIMAVMVLVWGADIGAYFSGRAFGKRKLAPQVSPGKSWEGVYGGLALSLVITTLVALFRDWTVAQLFKGLIGAAVIVFISVVGDLTESMFKRQSGIKDSSNLLPGHGGVLDRIDSLTAAIPVFAVLLWMAAS
- the ispC gene encoding 1-deoxy-D-xylulose-5-phosphate reductoisomerase codes for the protein MSRPQQITVLGATGSIGLSTLDVIARHPERYQAFALSGFTRLSELFALCVRHLPKYAVVPEAGAARNLQDDLHAAGLSTQVLVGEEGLCQVAAAPEVDAVMAAIVGAAGLRPTLAAVEAGKKILLANKEALVMSGALFMQAVRKSGSVLLPIDSEHNAIFQCMPQDFARGLSNVGVRRILLTASGGPFRQTPMAELAHVSPDQACAHPNWSMGRKISVDSASMMNKGLELIEACWLFDAKPSQVEVVIHPQSVIHSLVDYVDGSVLAQLGNPDMRTPIANALAWPERIDSGVAPLDLFAVARLDFEAPDEERFPCLRLARQAAEAGNSAPAMLNAANEVAVAAFLDGRVRYLEIASIIEEVLNLEPVVALNDLDAVFTADATARALAGQWLKRHDR
- the bamA gene encoding outer membrane protein assembly factor BamA → MKRLLLTAVLTVLMIAEVHAESFTISDIRVNGLQRVSAGSVFGALPLNVGEQADDRRLVESTRALFKTGFFQDIQLGREGNVLVITVVERPSVASIEIEGNKAISTEDLMKGLKQSGLAEGEIFQRATLEGVRNELQRQYVAQGRYSATVDTEVVSQPRNRVGLKVKINEGTVAAIQHINVVGNTVFPEEDLTDLFELKTTNWLSFFKNDDKYAREKLSGDLERLRSYYLDRGYINMDIASTQVSITPDKKHVYITVNVNEGEKYTVRDVKLSGDLKVPEDQVKSLLLVQKGQVFSRKLMTTTSELITRRLGNEGYTFANVNGVPQPHDEDHTVDILFAVDPGKRAYVNRINFRGNTKSEDEVLRREMRQMEGGWASTYLIDQSKTRLERLGFFKEVNVETPAVPSVDDQVDVNYSVEEQASGSITASVGFAQSAGLILGGSITQNNFLGTGNRVSVGLTRSEYQSRYNFGYVDPYWTADGVSLGYNAFYRTTDYKDLDVDVASYAVDSLGAGVNVGYPISETSRLTFGLSAQQDEIKTGTYTVDEIFDFVNKEGDKYLNFKASAGWSESTLNKGVLPTRGRSQSLTLETTIPGSDLSFYKLDYRGQLFQPISENYTLRLHTELGYGDGYGSTDGLPFYENYYAGGFNSVRGFKDSTLGPRSTPSTGSNPGTLRDPDQDPLPFGGNVLIQGGVEVLFPLPFVKDQRSLRTSVFWDVGNVFDSKCSDTTNANGTKSNTQCNDISLSNMASSVGVGVTWVTALGPLSFALAMPIKKPDDAETQVFQFSLGQTF